CCGGTGGTGCCGCGGTCAAGGCTggatggaggagctggaggattTGGCAGAAACCCCATGCAGGGCTGACTCTCACACTGCTGGTGCCAGAGGTTTTTGTGGTTTATAGCctcacattgatttttttttcctatgaattTGGGTGTTTTCCAGCGTGTCTTAGCCCCCTCCACACCCCAGGGTGTCCAGTTGAGTGGTCTGGGTGCAGCCACCGATCCATCTGCCACCCATGGGTCCTCCCACCCTTCATGGCACCCAACAGTCTGGATGCTGTGGCCCTTTCCACACCCCTCAGGAACATTTTGGGGACACCAGATGTCACTTTACAACCCTCATCTTGCAGAACTGGCCTCCCGCAGGCCGGCAGACTGGGCTGGGTTTGCCCCCACCCCTCGGGCAGGCTTTGCAGGAACCAGGAGCACCCCAGGCTGGATTTAAACTGGTTACATGGGGGGGGATGTCTCCTTCCAGAGCAGTTTTGGGGCTGGATTTGCAGTCAGAGGGGGTTTTTTCACACCGTAGCCACAGGATTGCGCTGCTGCGGGTGAGGCAGAGCGGCggctgggctggatggggcaGGGAGCTGCGTGTTGGGACCAGCCGGAGCTTGAGCAAAACTCTTAGTGCTGGGGCAGAGGTGGAGCCAGGGGAGCCCAGTGCGGCTGCaaacagcccccagcccaggccCAGCTCCCAAACCTGCCTGTCCTGTCATTGCTGCAGGCAAATGGGCACTGTGGGCAGCACCGGGGACAGGGAGCGGGTGGTATGGCCGGGACACAGagccctgctctggggacagcccgGGGACAGCCTGCAcacctagaatcatagaatcatttcgaTTGGAGGAGATCcacaggatcatcaagtccaaccataacccaactccagcactaacccatgtcactaagaacctcgtctaaatgccttttacacccctccagggatggtgactccagcactgccctgggcagcctgttccaatgccccacagccctttggggaagaaattgttccccagatccaacctcaacctcccctggcgcaacttgaggccgtttcctctggtcctggcgcttgttcctggggagcagagcccgaccccccctggctccaagctcctttcaggcaggtcagagatcagaaggtctcccctcagctcctgttctccagctgaacccccagctccctcagccgctcccatcacacttgtgctccagcccctcaccagctctgtctcctcctctgcactctctgtagtatttcaatgtccttcttatgatgaggggcccacctgcctgcacccctgcctaCACGCTGCAGTTGGGAACCCTTGTGTGCCCACACATCCCCcggtgctgtccccagggcacagAAGCCCCAGCCTGTCACCCGGCTGTCACCCAGGGCGGTTTGCTTTGCTCTGTGTCTCTCTTCAGACTGAAGCTGATGTGACATGtctcccagcaccagcacagcttTCACACCCACGGCCACCGAGCGCCCGGCTCCCAGCACCCAGCTCCCCGTATCCAGcatcccagcacccaccccagTCCTCAGCACCCATCTCTCCAGCACCTGAGCATCCAGCATCCATCTCCCAGCACTTCAGTGCCCACCACCTGGCTCCCAGCATCCGTAGCCCAGTTTCTCCATCTCCCAGCATCCAGTACCCAGTGTCCATCACCCAGCACCCCAGctcccagcatcccagcaccCATCTCCCAGttcccatctcccagcaccCGTCTCCCCAGTACCCGTCTCCCCAGTACCCATCTCCCAGTACCCATCTCCCATCTCCCAGCACCCATCTTCCAGCACCTGTCTCCCCAGTACCcatctcccagcacccacctcccatCTCCCAGTACCCATCTCCCAGTACCCATCTCCCCAGTACCCGTCTCCCAGTTCCCATCTCCCAGTACCCATCTCCCAGCACCCGTCTCTACAGTACCCGTCTCCCAGTACCcatctcccagcacccacctcccatCTCCCAGCACCCATCTCCCAGCACCCATCTCCCAGCACCCATCTCCCCAGTACCCGTCTCCCAGTTCCCATCTCCCAGTACCCATCTCCCAGCACCCATCTCCCAGCACCCATCTCCCAGTACCCATCTCCCATCTCCCAGCACCCATCACCCAGTACCCATCTCCCAGCACCCGTCTCTACAGTACCCGTCTCCCAGTACCCATCTCCCAGttcccatctcccagcaccCATCTCCCATCTCCCAGCACCTATCTCCCCAGTTCCCATCTCCCAGTACCCATCTCCCCAGTACCCGTCTCCCAGTTCCCATCTCCCAGGACCCATCTCCCAGCACCCATCTCCCCAGTACCCATCTCCCAGTTCTCATCTCCCAGCACCCATCTCCCAGCACCCATCTCCCCAGCACCCGTCTCCCAGttcccatctcccaacacccaTCTCCCTAGCACCCATCTCCCATCTCCCAGCACCCATCTCCCAGttcccatctcccagcaccCATCTCCCAGCACCCATCTCCCCAGTACCCGCCTCCCAGTTCCCATCTCCCAGTTCCCATCTCCCAGTACCCATCTCCCAGttcccatctcccagcaccCATCTCCCAGCACCCATCTCCCAGCACCCATCTCCCCAGTACCCATCTCCCAGttcccatctcccagcaccCATCTCCCCAGTACCCATCTCCCAGttcccatctcccagcaccCATCTCCCCAGTACCCATCTCCCAGTTCCCATCTCCCAGGACCCATCTCCCAGCACCCATCTCCCCAGTACCCGTCTCCCAGTACCCGTCTCCCAGCACCCATCTCCCCAGCACCCATCTCCCATCTCCCAGTTCCCATCTCCCAGttcccatctcccagcaccCGTCTCCTAGCACCCATCTCCCAGTACCCATCTCCCAGCACCCGTCTCCCAGCACCCATCTCCCCGTACCCGTCTCCCAGCACCCATCTCCCAGTTCCcacctcccagtgctcccagtacgaGCTGCTACCCCGTGCCGAACACAGGGGGGCGCCAGAGCCGGGCTCCCGCACCACCGCTTGGCCCCGCCCACTGGCGGCTATAGCCCCGCCCACCGCACCCCACACCGTTCTGGCTCCGCCCACTGCGTCACGCAATGGTAttggccccgcccccgctcTTAGCCCCGCCCACAAGCGGCGCAGCCGGGgcgtggccccgccccccgggtGACCTCGGCCGGGTCACATGGGGCCGCACGTGTCCCCCGAGTCTCCgtgtgtccccacgtgtccccatgtctcctgcgtgtccccaggtcccctgggtgtcccccTGACCTTtgggtgtccccaggtcccctgggtgtccccacaTGTCTCCCGTATCCGCCCCACGTCCCCCGAGTGCCCGGGTGGTGCCCGTGGTGGTGGCCTGTCGCTGCCGAGGTGTCACCACGGCACCCCCAGGGACTCCGGGCTGGTGTCACCGGGGTGTCCCCGTGTGAGCCTCCACCCCGGCTGGTCCCGGACgggtgggacagggatgggCAGCAGCTCCCGAGGGATCCACCCTCCGGCCGAGCGCTGGATCCCGGTGTGTCCCcgtggggacagcaggtgctGCCACCCCCGCACTGGTCCCCCAATGCTCCAGatcatttttcctctcctgccctTTGTTTTGCTCGTTTTTACTGCTCATCACCAGGATGAGCATCAGGCCAACGCTGGCATGGAGTGGCTCCTGAGACCCCCCCCCGCACATCGGGGTCAAATCCTGCCTCCCCCTGCACTGTGACCGGCCCGGTGTCACCCGCAtgtccccaccctgccccagcgAGGGGCCCACGCGGGGTCAGGAGCCGCGTCCGGCAGTGCCGACACCTCCCCGGCCGGGTCTGCATCCCCCTCAGCGGGCAGGGTGCGAACAGCTGCCCCCATCGTCACCCAGCCTGTCCCCTCCCAGGCCATCCCAGTGTCCTACTCCTGTCCCGACGTCCCCAGCAGTCGATATCCCAGCCAGGCCGAGCCGAACGCGCTGTCGGCATCACCGCGCTGGGAGCATCCGCTGCATCCCTGACCCGCGGGGACCCCCCGGCCGGGGGCAAGGTCACGGGGACAGCTGTGGTGGCCCTGCCACCGCCCTGGCGCTGGGGACGCTTGTCTCTGACACCCTGCCGGCGGCTGTGGACTTTGTGCCGAGCGTGGGAGCGGCGGTGGTGGCAGTGACATGTCTGCCAGCGCTGGCAGAGCCCCAGATCGCCCGTGAGACCCGGCTCTGGACAGCAGGTAACACCAGGGTGACAGCCCCTCTGCTCGGGGGGGGCTGTGAcatggggctccccagggaggacGGGTCCCCCTGTGGCATCACTGCCCCATCTGCGGATCTGGAGGCAGCTCCAGGAGGAAAtcacagcattttaaagcaggggaaactgaggcacggcaGTGTGGCGGCTGCCAAGGTGACCGCGCGGTCCCGCTTTTGGGGGAGAAATGCTGGAAAACCCCATTTTTGTTCCAAAGCCCAGAGCTTGGAGGAGTTTTGTTACACCCCGCTCCCCTGAGCCAAGCTCACCTGGGGAAGCCCAAAGCCCAGGACGGGTTTTGGGGAGAGCGGTGGCTCCAGCAGGATATTGGCTGCAGGtggagctgggagggagcaggtgTGGGTGCTCAGCCCCTCCGTGGGAGCCAACCCGTGGGTGGGGAGAGCATGGTATGTGCCTGGGAATGGGGATTTATCTCCTGAGAAGGCTCAAAGCCTGGCTTTGTCCTGGGAGGGCTGAACTCTCTGCTGTGTCGTGAGGTGTGTCAGGTCTCTGCAGGTCCCCCCACTTGGGATTTTTCTGGCTGACCCCCCGTGTCACATCCCTGTGTGGTGCCAAATGGGGTGTTGGGGGGTTTGGGACTGTGATGCCGGACCTGGTTTGGGGAGGGATGATGCTGGTGGTTGTTTATTCCTCAAGTCCGGAAACTCcgctgggaaggaaagggaggggagagccGGGGCTGTTCCCAGCGCTGCAGTGGGGGGGATGCTGCTGGTTGTGCCCCGAgacctccccatccctgtgttcCTAGTGGTCCTTGATCCCCAGCATCgccccttcctccccacccagGTCTGTGGTGGCTCCGTGGTGACCAGGAGGGATCAGGGACCTGCTGGTGGCCTGGGACAGGACAGAACAGGACAGTGACAGGTCAGTGCTGTGGCTGTTGGGGTTtgggtgctgctgcccagcacccttgggtgtcaTCGCCCTATCCTTCGCATAGATGGAGTGGGGAGGGGATGCAAATAAGGAAACAGGTCCTTTGCCCTTGAAATGTGGCTTTTCCTGGGGATTTCCTGGCTGATGCAAGACGGGGcatgagaaaaacagcagttTTGAGCCCAAGTTGCTGTTGACTTGAGGTTGTCCCCACCTGACGAGAAGGGACCTACTTTAAAATCGAGTTTGGCCCCTTGCTGGGTGTCTTTGGGTCCATGAAGATGTCAGCTCTTGGGTAGGGCGAGGCGGTTGGGTGGAGGTGGAGAGGTACTGGTGGTCTCCTGTGGCAGGGAGAAGGTGCGGGGCTCTGGGGAGCGGACACACGGACATCGCTTGTCTCGGTCCCCCtgtcccagggcagggctgccgGGAGCCTTGGGGACACATCAAGCACTGTCCTGACCGTGCCAGCACCCGGCGAGGAGCTGGTGGCACCAACATGTCCCAGGCAGAAGGTATGGCTGAGCCCTCGGTCTGtcccaggggaagcacaggcttTGCATGGGGACCCCAGTCCTGGTGTGACCCCCCAAAATCAGTGCTAGTCTGCACCCCATCCTGTTGAATCGCCCCATTTCACTTGGATTTTCGATTCTAAAAGCACCTTCCACCCCAAACCCTGAtttgctgggtgctgggctgctccAGGAGCTCGTGTCCCTCCCAGGTCCCATCCGCACCATATGGGGAGGGTGGTCAGACCTGGATGGAACTGGGCAGGGAGTGGggcacagaaataaatactggaagagaagcagaggCAGCTGGTCCCCAAAGCATGAGGGATCCATGCATGAACCACCCCGCTCCATCCCTCCCAGGAGACAAGGAGACCTTTGAACACTGTGATGTGGTCATCAACACCCAGGACAAGGTTTCGGACGTGTACaagcagctggagaagctgggagAGTAAGTGGGGGTCCCACGTCCCCATCTCTTGGGGGTGGCTGTCCCtgtggggtggtggtggtggctcCTCCATTCCTCATCCTCGCTCTGTCCCAGGGGGAAATTTGGGACGGTGTACCGGCTGCAGGAAAAAGCCACCGGCAAAATCCGCGCTGGGAAATATTTCCGAACGCGGACAGCCAAAGAGAAGCAGGCGGCTCGGGCCGAGGTGGAGCTCATGAACCTGCTGCATCACCCGCGCCTCGTGCAGTGCCTCGCGGCCTTCCAGCGCCCCGCCGAGCTGGTGATGGTCATGGAATAGTGAGTAGGGGGGCAGAGTCACGTTTTtgggtggtggggacagtgCTGGGCCCTGCAAGGAAGAGCACTGAAGGTGGGGAGGGTTCCCTGCACCGTGGGGTGCTGGCATGGGACGTAGGGTGGATGGGGAACCTGGAGATATGGGTGGTGAGATGCTCCCAGAGCTCTGAGTCTGGGCTCCTGGTGGGGCTGTTCCTCCTTGGGCTGGTAGACTTCAACAGGGTCCCCGGCACATTGTCCTCCCCTAGTGTGGCAGGTGGGGAGGGGTCCCTGCACCATGGGGTGTTGTTATGGAGTGCAGGATGGATGGGGAACCTATAGACCCTGGAGCTATGGGTGGTGAGACCCTCCCAGAACGATGACTCTGGGTTCCATGGTggggctgctgcttcttgggGCTGGTAGACCGCAGCAGGGTCCCCATCGCCTTGTCCTCCCAGAGTGTGGCAGATGGGGAGGGGTCCCTTCAACATGGGATGCTGGCGTGGGATGTAGGGTACATGGAAAACCTGCAGGCCCTGGAGCTATGGGTGGTGAGACCCTCCCAGAGCACCAAGTCTGGGTTCCCCAGTGGGGCTGCTCCTCCTTGGGCTGGTAGACCCCAGTGGGGTCCCAAGCACCTTGTCCTCCCCCAGCGTGGCGGGCGGGGAGCTCTTTGAGCGCATTGTGGATGATGACTTTGAGCACACGGAGCCCAACAGCACTCAGTACATGCGGCAGATCCTGGAGGGGCTGCAGTTCATGCATGGCCAAGCCATTGTCCACCTTGACCTCAAACCCGAGAACATTGTTTGTGTCAGCCCAGGCAGCCACAGGATCAAGATCATTGACTTTGGCTTGGCAAAGAAGCTGGGTGAGTGAGgatggggggtcctgggggaccagggcagggactgtcaCCATCACAGGGACGTGATCCCACTGGGCATGTGAACAAGGAGCTGGACATCCTTCTGCCCATGCTTTTGGGATGGTCACCCCCGTGGCACCAGATCAGGGCATATCCTGGTGACCTGAAGATGCTTTGGGGAAACCTtcatgtccccagccctgcctctgaGGTGGGGACACCTGAGACCTCCAGCCCTGTGGGTGCCCAGTACCCAGAGGTGCTCTAGGGGATCACCAAGACCTGCGATGGGTCCTGGAAGGGGGCAGTTCCACCTAGACATGTGCTTATCCACCCAGCGCATGTTGGGATGCAGCTGGACACTTGCCCTGAGGGAGTCCCAGGGGGACACTTGCCCTGGGGAGGTCCTAGCTGGACACCTGCCCCAGGGTCTCCATCTTCTCCGCAGCTCCGGACACCCCCGTGACGGTGTTGTACGGCACCCCGGAGTTCATGGCTCCTGAAGTGGTCGCCTTTGAGCCCGTGGGCTTCACCACGGACATGTGGAGCGTTGGTGTCATCTGCTACATCCTGTGAGTGGCCTTCTGGGGACAGCAGGTTGGGCTGGAGGGGGCTGAGCTCTCACTGATGTCCTCGTGTCACCTCTCCAGGCTGAGCGGGGAGTCCCCATTCCAAGGGGACAATGACATGGAGACGCTGAGCAACATCACAGCTGCCCAGTGGGACTTTGAGGAGGAGACCTTCTCGGAGATCTCCCAACAAGCCAAAGACTTCATCTGCCAACTGCTGCAGAAGGATCCCCGGTAGGAcctgggggtggctgtggggtcagagctgggctgggttcTGGGGTGCCAAGGGGGATGGGGGGAAAATGCTCAATGCATTTGGCAGAGGGGATGCTCCATGTGGCCATGCGAATTGCTGAGGTGGTGCAGCCCCCCATGACCACCCCATCTGTCCCCAGCCACCGTCTGTCCAGCATGGGGGCTCTGCTGCacccctggctgcagcagccccagcccagcagcacgAAGGTCCTGTCCAAGGAGAGGATCAAGCAGTTCCTGACACGTCGGAAGTGGCAGGTACCTGGGGGGATGATGAggatgtggggatggggatggcttTGGTGGGGCTCAGCGCTGCTCCTCTTCTCTCCAGAAAACAGGCAAAGCTCTGCTGGCCCTCAACAGGTTGACCCTGCTGTCCCAGAACTCGGAGAGGAAAGTGTCAGAGAGTCAGGATGAGGAAGGTGATGGCCCGTGATGCATCATCCCCAGTGCATCCCATCAACCCATCCTCTGCTCTACCACCCCCGACTCCTGCTCCTGTGCAGCT
This DNA window, taken from Caloenas nicobarica isolate bCalNic1 chromosome 24, bCalNic1.hap1, whole genome shotgun sequence, encodes the following:
- the LOC135998140 gene encoding myosin light chain kinase, smooth muscle-like; translation: MSQAEGDKETFEHCDVVINTQDKVSDVYKQLEKLGEGKFGTVYRLQEKATGKIRAGKYFRTRTAKEKQAARAEVELMNLLHHPRLVQCLAAFQRPAELVMVMEYVAGGELFERIVDDDFEHTEPNSTQYMRQILEGLQFMHGQAIVHLDLKPENIVCVSPGSHRIKIIDFGLAKKLAPDTPVTVLYGTPEFMAPEVVAFEPVGFTTDMWSVGVICYILLSGESPFQGDNDMETLSNITAAQWDFEEETFSEISQQAKDFICQLLQKDPRHRLSSMGALLHPWLQQPQPSSTKVLSKERIKQFLTRRKWQKTGKALLALNRLTLLSQNSERKVSESQDEEEPGCSLEDQTSGSLPQRGHSSSELVNQEEEEDGSSVAAGEAETSSSVAVPPQPRAT